The DNA sequence ATGCCTTCCGCCCCGCGCCCGCTGGCCGTGCCCGGCCCGCCGCGGACCCGGCCGCGGGTGTGAGTCAGCGGGTGCGGGCGGCCACGGCGTGCAGGGCTAGCAGGACGTAGCCGAGCAGGAGTGGGGCGGTCACCGGGAGCAGGGTGGCGAGCAGGGCCGCGAGCAGGGTGATCCCGGCGGCGGCGGCGAGCGCGGCCGGGCGGGTGAGAGCGGTGCGCAGGGCCTGGCGGTAGCCGTACCCGCGGCCGAGCAGGGGGATGCTGAGGGCGACCGCGCCGGTCAGCGCGACCCCGACGGCGCCGGTCGCCAGCAGCAGCGGCCCGCCGCCCGGGACCGCGCCCGAGCGCAGCCACCAGGCGTTCAGGGCGAGCAGCAGCGCGGCCGCGAGGACGGTGAGGACGGCGGCCGCGCCGGGCAGCAGGCGGCGGCCGAAGGTGCGCACCAGGTCGCCGAGGGCCGGCCAGCGGCCCTCGGCGAAACGCAGGTGCACGGCCTCGGCCCCGACGGCCAGCGCCGCCCCCGCGGTGAGCAGGGGCAGCGCGGCGACGGTCACGGCGATCCCGGCCAGGGCCAGGTCCGCGGCGTCGCGCAGGGTGTCGCGCCAGTCGGTGCCGGTCGTGGTGTCCATGGTCAGCCCTTGAGCCCGCTGGTGCTGATGCCCTGGACCAGGAACCGTTGGAAGGCCAGGAAGAACAGGAACACCGGCAGCAGCGACAGCACCGACATGGCCAGCATCGGCCCGAGCGAGGTCTGGCCGCTGGAGTCGACGAACAGCCGCAGCGCGATCGGCACGGTGTAGCTGCGCACGCTGGGCAGGTAGACCAGTTGGGCGAAGAAGTCGTTCCAGGTCCAGATGAACGAGAAGATCGCCGTCGTGATCAGGGCCGGTCGCGCCAGCGGCGCGATGACGTGCCAGAAGATGCGGTACGGGCCGCTGCCGTCGATCTTCGCCGCGTCGTCGAGCTCGCGCGGGATGCCCCGCATGAACTGGACCATGAGGAACACGAAGAACGCCTCGGTGGCCAGCAGTTTGGGCACGATCAGCGGCAGCGGGGTGTCGACCCAGCCGAACTCGTGGAACATCACGTACTGCGGGATGATCAGGACGTGGCCCGGCAGCAGCAGGGTCACGATCATCAGGGCGAACCAGCCGCGCCGCCCGAAGAACTTCAGCCGCGCGAAGGCGTACGCGGTGAGCAGGCACGACACGCAGTTGGCCAGCACCGACGCCCCGGCGATGAGGAAGCTGTTCCAGAAGAACCGGCCGAAGCTGACGCCGGGGATGTAGCCCCAGCCGACGGTGAAGTTGGACCAGGTCACCTCCTCCGGCCAGACCGACTGGTTGCTGGTGATCTCGGTGGGCGACTTCAGCGCCGAGCCGAGCACCCAGACCAGCGGGTACAGCACCACTGCCAGCACGAGCACCAGCATCACCACGCGGGACAGGGCGCGCAGGCGGGTCATGATTCGCCTCCGTCGGAGTAGTGCACCCAGAACCGGCCGGTGCTGAAGAAGACCACCGTGATCAGGCCGATCGCGGCCAGGAAGATCCAGGCCAGCGCGGAGGCATAGCCCATCTGGAAGTCGGTGAAGCCCTTGTCGTAGATCATCAGCGTGTAGATCTTGGTGGAGTAGACCGGGCCGCCGGTGCCGTTGCTGATGACGTACGCCGAGGTGAAGCCCTGGAAGCCGTGGATGGTCTCCAGCACCAGGTTGAAGAAGATCACCGGCGACAGCATGGGCAGCGTGACGTGGAAGAACTGGCGCACGCGGCTGGCGCCGTCGACGGAGGCGGCCTCGTACAGCTCGGTCGGCACCTGCTTGAGCCCGGCCAGGAAGATGACCATCGGGCCGCCGAACTGCCACACCGACAGCACCATCAGGGTGCCCAGCGCCCAGTCCGGGTCGTTGATCCACGGCTCGCCCTGGAGGCCGAACAGTGACA is a window from the Catellatospora sp. TT07R-123 genome containing:
- a CDS encoding carbohydrate ABC transporter permease → MTRLRALSRVVMLVLVLAVVLYPLVWVLGSALKSPTEITSNQSVWPEEVTWSNFTVGWGYIPGVSFGRFFWNSFLIAGASVLANCVSCLLTAYAFARLKFFGRRGWFALMIVTLLLPGHVLIIPQYVMFHEFGWVDTPLPLIVPKLLATEAFFVFLMVQFMRGIPRELDDAAKIDGSGPYRIFWHVIAPLARPALITTAIFSFIWTWNDFFAQLVYLPSVRSYTVPIALRLFVDSSGQTSLGPMLAMSVLSLLPVFLFFLAFQRFLVQGISTSGLKG